One Streptomyces formicae genomic window, GAGAACTCACGGTCTGCCAGGTCGCGGTACTGCGGGAGTCCCGTCAGGACGCCGGGACCGACCGCGCCGAGGGCACGGAGGAAGTCGTCGTCGTGGAATCCCCTGACGGCCGCCTCGACCTGCGCGCCGTCGGTGGCGTCGCGGCGCAGCGCCGCGGGGCCCGCACCCATGATCACGGATTCGTTGCAGCAGGCGGTGACCCGGCCGTCGTAGCGGACGACGGTGGCGTCCACGACGTCGCAGGGGCCGAAGTCACGCCCGGGAGTGCGCTGTTGCCAGGCGTAGAGCGCGGCGCCCCTGCCGTGCGGCAGGCCGTGGGTGGGGATCAGCTCGGCCCGCCGGGGCCAGTCGGGTCCCAGCGCCTCGGTGAGCGAGGCGCGGGTGGCGGCCAGGCTGTCCCCCTCGTCGACGCACTGCACGACGATCGGCACGGAGTGCCCCGCGACGACCCGCGCCGCGTTCACGAACCGCTCCGGGCCCTGCCCGTCCACGTGGTGGGCGTCGGTGCTCAGATAGATCGCGGTGGTCAGCGGCAGCAGCCGGTCGATCCACTCGGGGGCGCGCGGCGATGCCGCCCAGAAGCCGCTGGTGTAGATGACCACCTGTTTGCCCGCGGCGGCCAGGCGCCGCACGGCGAGCGTCAGTCCGCGCCGCTCCACGAACGGCTCGCCCCCGGAGATGCCCACCATGGCGAGCTCCGGCATCGCGGCGAGCCGGTCGACCAGGGACTCCAGGAGGTCGAAGTCGGTGATGCGCGGGCTGTCGGGGCGCGAGTCCACCGAGCAGTGCGCGCAGCCCACGGGACAGCGGTCGGTGAGGAACAGCAGGACGGAGGAGCCGCGTTCGCGGCGGATGTCGAGGATCTCCTGGTGCGTGGCCGCCGCTTTCATGGCGTGCTCCCCGCAGTGCTTCCCGCGGTTCCCACGGCGCTCCGCGCCGTGCCACCCGCGCCCCACCGGCTGCCGACGCCCGCGGGTTCGGTTCCGCTGAGCCCGAGCGTGATCAGCTCGGCGTACTCGGTGATCCCGTACTGCTGGGCGAAGGAGACCGCGCCCGCCTCGACGAGCAGCTCCTCGGTGCGCTCCTCCACCAGGCGCGTGGTGGGTTCGACGGAGAGGCGGCGTACGCCCGCGGGCACGGCCGGGTCCTTGGAGAGCACCCAGCAGGTCTGGCAGTAGCCCTCGGTGCCGCAGCCGCCGGCCGAGCCGTGCCGCTCCATGAGGTACTCGGGCCCGGTGGCGCGGATGGCGCGCACCATCGGGCTGCCGATCGCGCGCTCCCTGATGGTGGGCCAGTCGTCCTTGGCGATGTGGCCGAGGTAGAGGTGGGCGGGCAGCGGCACCTTGCCGTCCATCACGTCCTGGTTGCCGCACGCGGTCACCTGGCCGTTGAAGCCGATGACCGGCCAGGCGGAGACGGCACAGGGTGCCGGGGAGATCTCGCCCTGCGGCAGCGGTGCCTGCTTGAGCCAGGCGTCCGCGCGGCCGTGCGGGCTGACCGGGGCCACCAGCATGGGGACCTGGTCGTCGAAGACCCTGCGGACCTCGGCGGTCAGATCGGCCAGATAGGGGTCGCCGGGGCCCGTGCCCGTCAGCTGGAGACTGACGTTCTTGCCCTCGGCCATGAGTTCTTTCAGGACACGGAAGACGGCCGCCCGGGGGACCTCCTCCTCGTGGAAGACGTCCAGGCTCGCGGAGAAGTGGTCCACGGCGTCGATCGCCCGCTTGACCGCCGGGGGAATGCGCCCGCCGTGCTGCGCGAAGTAGAGCCCCGACAGGACGTGGGTGCGGGCGCCGACGGAGCGCGAGAGTTCCGCGATGTCCTGGACGAGACGCGGCCGCAGAAGCGCCTCGCCGCCCGACATGAGGACGAATTCAGGCCGGTTCTCCGCGGTGAAGGTCTCGGCGAATCCCCGGAAGAGCTGCTCGGGATACTCCTCGCTGTCAAGCAGGGAACTGGTCGAGCAGTGCTTGCAGTGGAGAGGGCACCTGCGGGTGATCCCGAAGAACACCGCTGCCGCGGGCACCGGGCGATATCGCAAGATCTCCATGAGGTGCACCGGAATCCCCCTCCGTAGACATGTTCTGCGGCTTCCGTTCCCGCGCTTTGGTTCCTGCGCTTCCGTGGGGAACTGGTTCGAGTATGAAGTCCCGTACTTACGTTCGTCTTTGAAGTTGGTTGAGAACCGGTTCTACCGGTTCCCAACCACCCTATTCAGACGGAAGGAAGCACCCCGTCGGGACGATTGCGCAGCGCGAGCGCGGCAGGCAGAGCGGTCGAAATCAGCGCCAATGCGGCAACTCCCGCGATGATGAGCGAGTAGCCGAGCGGTGGAATGCTGAAATCGGTGGAACCGGTCAACGCGCCGTTCGCCCCCGCGAGCCCCGTGACGGCGATGGCCGTGCCCGTCGCGGCCCCGATCAGTACCGCGATGAGCGTCTCCAGATAGAGCATTCCTGTGATGTGCCTGCGACCCGCGCCGAGCAGCCGCAACAGCGATACCTCCTTGGCCCGTTCGGCCGTGCCCATCAGCAGACCGTTGATCATCGAGACCGCGGTGAAGAGCACCAGGACGGAGAGCACGAGATAGGTGCCCGTGGTGTTCTGCGCCAGCGAGGTGCGCAGGCCGTGCGCGTACGCGTCGACGTCGGTCACCTCGACCGTGGGATGGTCCTTCACCAGCGCGGCCGCGGCGGCCCGCAGCTTCTCGTCCTGGCCCGGCGCGGCGCGCACGAGCACCGAGTCGTTGAGCTTCTCGTGCAGGTGCGGGCCCAGATAGCGCTCGGACAGCAGGATGTCGCCGAGGCCGAGCGGCCGGTCGAAGACGGCGCCCACGGTCAGCTTCACCTGTGTGCCGTCGCCGAGCCAGGCCGCGAACCGGTCGCCGACGTCGAAGCCGCGCTGCTTGGCGTACGTACGGCTGACGGCCGCGGTGCCGTCGCGCTCCAGGCTCTTCAACGAGCCCTCGCGCAGCCCGAGATCCATCACCTTGCCCGCCGCCGCGGGGTCGAGCGCCTGCGCGCCGAGCACGTCGGGCGTGCCGAGGACGTCCGAGATGACCGTGGTGGACCGGGTCGCCGCGACGGCCGCGACCCCGTCGAGACCGCGCGCCGCCTCGGCGACGTCGGCGGGCAGCCCCGGCGAGTCCTGCGGGAGCAGGACCAGATCGGCCTGGGTGCGCCGGTCGGTCTGCTCCGCGGTGATGCGGTTGAGCGAACCGGTGACGAGCAGCACCGTGCAGGCCATCGCCACGGTCAGCATCAGGGCCGACGCCATCGACGCCACCCGGCGTACCGAGAAGCGGGAGTTGGCGTGCGCCAGCCAGCCCGTGACGCCGCCGACCGCCGAGACGAGCGCGCCGAGCGGCGGTTCGAGCACCCGGGCGAGCAGCGGTCCCAGGAGCGCGGCCGCCCCCATCAGGAGCAGCACGATCAGATACTGGAAGGCCACCCCGACCTCGCCGCCGATGTGCTGCGTGGCGAAGAACAGCGCGATGCCGCCGCCCAGCGGAAGCAGCGCGAGCAGCACCCGCGTGACGGTCACGGGACGGCGCGGCGACACCGCTTCCTGGAGCGCGTCGGCCGGCCTGATGCGGGAGATCCGGCCCGCCGCCGCGAGCGCGGCGAGCAGGGCGAGCAGCAGCGTCGCGCCCCCGGCGAGGAGGAACGGCAGCGGCCCGAGGACCAGTTCGTAGGCGTCGGGTGCCGTGCCCCGGTCGCGCAGCCGGTCCAGGATCAGCCCGGACAGCGGCACGGAGAGCAGGAACCCGGGCAGCAGACCGGCGGCGGACGCGAGCAGCGTCTCGGCCGCGACCATCCGCCTGACCTGCCAGGATGTCGCGCCGACCGCCCTGAGCAGGGCGATCTCCTGGGTGCGCTGGAGCACGCCGAGCGCGATGGTGCCGCCGAGCACGAACACCGCGAGGAAGCCGCCGATGCCCGCCATCGGGCCGAACAGCAGCGTCGTCGAGGCGAGTTGCTCGGTGGTTCCCGGCGCCCCGGCCTTGGCGCGCTCGTCGCCGCTCAGGACGTCCAGATGCGGTACGTCGAGTGCCTCGCGCACTCGTTGCCCCACCGCGTCGGCGCCGTCGCCCTTGCTGAACACACCGGCGAAGGCGGCCGCGCCCTTGGCCCCCGAGAGCCGCTCGGCGGTGGCTGAGGAGAAGAACAGCGAGGACTGGTCGGGGAGTTCGGCACGGCCGTCCGGCCTGGCGATGCCCGAGACGCGGTAGGTGGCCGCGCCCCC contains:
- a CDS encoding radical SAM protein, which gives rise to MKAAATHQEILDIRRERGSSVLLFLTDRCPVGCAHCSVDSRPDSPRITDFDLLESLVDRLAAMPELAMVGISGGEPFVERRGLTLAVRRLAAAGKQVVIYTSGFWAASPRAPEWIDRLLPLTTAIYLSTDAHHVDGQGPERFVNAARVVAGHSVPIVVQCVDEGDSLAATRASLTEALGPDWPRRAELIPTHGLPHGRGAALYAWQQRTPGRDFGPCDVVDATVVRYDGRVTACCNESVIMGAGPAALRRDATDGAQVEAAVRGFHDDDFLRALGAVGPGVLTGLPQYRDLADREFSSICGLCWTMTKRRSGGGDAAQHDALLAALAGLTD
- a CDS encoding radical SAM protein, translating into MEILRYRPVPAAAVFFGITRRCPLHCKHCSTSSLLDSEEYPEQLFRGFAETFTAENRPEFVLMSGGEALLRPRLVQDIAELSRSVGARTHVLSGLYFAQHGGRIPPAVKRAIDAVDHFSASLDVFHEEEVPRAAVFRVLKELMAEGKNVSLQLTGTGPGDPYLADLTAEVRRVFDDQVPMLVAPVSPHGRADAWLKQAPLPQGEISPAPCAVSAWPVIGFNGQVTACGNQDVMDGKVPLPAHLYLGHIAKDDWPTIRERAIGSPMVRAIRATGPEYLMERHGSAGGCGTEGYCQTCWVLSKDPAVPAGVRRLSVEPTTRLVEERTEELLVEAGAVSFAQQYGITEYAELITLGLSGTEPAGVGSRWGAGGTARSAVGTAGSTAGSTP
- a CDS encoding FtsX-like permease family protein, coding for MLRLAVTGIRQHRYGFVGALCAAAMAAMLIAACGILVESGLRAVPSADRFGATTAVVRLDPDVVIRTGSGQNVDNESYPLDQPPRLTAAQVATLRQVPGVARVVTDTPFYAQAIAADGTAQAAPDDGVTEGHAWRAAALTPFALASGKAPGAADEVVLDAGTAARGHHKVGGQVRVVTAGGAATYRVSGIARPDGRAELPDQSSLFFSSATAERLSGAKGAAAFAGVFSKGDGADAVGQRVREALDVPHLDVLSGDERAKAGAPGTTEQLASTTLLFGPMAGIGGFLAVFVLGGTIALGVLQRTQEIALLRAVGATSWQVRRMVAAETLLASAAGLLPGFLLSVPLSGLILDRLRDRGTAPDAYELVLGPLPFLLAGGATLLLALLAALAAAGRISRIRPADALQEAVSPRRPVTVTRVLLALLPLGGGIALFFATQHIGGEVGVAFQYLIVLLLMGAAALLGPLLARVLEPPLGALVSAVGGVTGWLAHANSRFSVRRVASMASALMLTVAMACTVLLVTGSLNRITAEQTDRRTQADLVLLPQDSPGLPADVAEAARGLDGVAAVAATRSTTVISDVLGTPDVLGAQALDPAAAGKVMDLGLREGSLKSLERDGTAAVSRTYAKQRGFDVGDRFAAWLGDGTQVKLTVGAVFDRPLGLGDILLSERYLGPHLHEKLNDSVLVRAAPGQDEKLRAAAAALVKDHPTVEVTDVDAYAHGLRTSLAQNTTGTYLVLSVLVLFTAVSMINGLLMGTAERAKEVSLLRLLGAGRRHITGMLYLETLIAVLIGAATGTAIAVTGLAGANGALTGSTDFSIPPLGYSLIIAGVAALALISTALPAALALRNRPDGVLPSV